The following are encoded in a window of Castanea sativa cultivar Marrone di Chiusa Pesio chromosome 5, ASM4071231v1 genomic DNA:
- the LOC142636111 gene encoding subtilisin-like protease SBT1.5 has product MASSLTFFLLLLTLTLTITTSTPTSKPKTFIILVNPDSKPTIFPTHTNWYTSLLSTNTTTTSSTILHTYSTIFNGFSATLSPSQAASLSSHPDILSLFPDTLRYLHTTRSPQFLGLKTSGNSGLLKESDFGSDLVIAVIDTGITPNHKSFNDEDLGPIPTKWKGHCVATSDFPPSSCNKKLIGAKFFSQGYEATNGKINETVETKSPKDTDGHGTHTASIAAGRYVFQASTLGYARGVAAGMAPKARLAAYKVCWNSGCYDSDILAAFDAAVADGVDVISLSVGGVVVPYHLDAIAIGAFAASDAGIFVSASAGNGGPGALTVTNVAPWVTTVGAGTIDRDFPADVKLGNKKIIPGMSIYGGPNLVPGRMYPLVYGGSSQASNGGDGYSSSLCLEGSLDPNFVKGKIVLCDRGINSRTAKGEVVKKAGGAGMVLANAVFDGEGLVADCHVLPATAVGAAGGDAIRKYLTEAKKPVATIEFKGTRLGVRPAPVVASFSARGTNPETPEIVKPDVIAPGLNILAAWPDSVGPSGVPSDKRKTEFNILSGTSMACPHVSGLAALLKAAHPEWTPASIRSALMTTAYTVDNRGQTMIDESTGNVSSVLDYGAGHVHPEKAMDPGLVYDISSYDYVDFLCNLNYTTKNIQVITRKNADCSGAKRAGHAGNLNYPSLSAVFQQYGKHKMSTHFIRTVTNVGDPNSVYQVTIRPPRGMVVTVQPEKLAFRRVGQKLSFLVRVQAREIKLSPGSSTMKDGSIVWSDGKHTVTSPLLVTLQQPL; this is encoded by the coding sequence ATGGCATCTTCTCTCACCttctttctcctcctcctcacCCTTACCCTTACCATCACAACCTCCACACCCacttccaaacccaaaaccttcATTATCCTAGTAAACCCAGACTCCAAACCCACCATCTTCCCCACTCACACTAACTGGTACACCTCTCTCCTCtccaccaacaccaccaccacaagcTCCACCATTCTCCACACCTACTCCACCATCTTCAACGGCTTCTCCGCCACACTCTCTCCATCCCAAGCCGCCTCCCTCAGCTCCCACCCCGacatcctctctctcttccccgaCACTCTCCGCTACCTCCACACCACTCGCTCCCCTCAATTCCTCGGCCTCAAAACCTCCGGCAACTCCGGCCTCCTCAAAGAGTCCGACTTCGGCTCCGACCTCGTCATCGCCGTCATCGACACCGGCATTACTCCCAACCACAAGAGCTTCAACGATGAAGACCTCGGTCCCATACCCACCAAATGGAAAGGCCACTGCGTCGCCACCTCAGACTTCCCACCTTCTTCTTGCAACAAAAAGCTGATCGGAGCTAAGTTTTTTTCTCAAGGCTACGAAGCCACCAACGGTAAAATCAACGAGACCGTCGAAACCAAGTCTCCTAAAGACACTGACGGTCATGGGACCCACACCGCCTCCATCGCCGCCGGAAGGTACGTTTTTCAGGCGTCCACTTTAGGCTATGCTCGTGGCGTCGCCGCCGGGATGGCTCCGAAGGCTCGTTTAGCCGCGTACAAAGTTTGCTGGAACTCCGGCTGTTACGATTCCGACATTCTCGCTGCCTTCGACGCCGCCGTTGCCGACGGCGTCGACGTCATCTCGCTTAGCGTTGGTGGCGTTGTTGTGCCCTACCATCTCGACGCAATAGCTATCGGAGCTTTTGCTGCTTCCGATGCAGGGATCTTTGTATCTGCTTCCGCCGGAAATGGCGGCCCCGGAGCTCTCACGGTGACGAATGTGGCTCCGTGGGTTACCACAGTCGGTGCTGGAACCATTGATAGAGATTTTCCGGCGGATGTGAAGCTTGGGAACAAGAAAATCATTCCGGGTATGAGTATTTACGGCGGGCCGAATTTGGTTCCGGGTCGGATGTACCCGTTAGTGTACGGCGGGAGTTCTCAGGCGAGTAATGGCGGTGATGGGTACTCGTCGTCTTTGTGTTTGGAAGGTTCACTAGACCCCAATTTCGTGAAAGGAAAAATTGTGTTATGTGATAGAGGCATCAATTCTAGGACTGCAAAAGGCGAGGTTGTGAAAAAAGCTGGAGGGGCTGGAATGGTTTTAGCAAATGCGGTATTTGATGGTGAAGGATTGGTGGCTGATTGCCACGTGTTGCCCGCGACCGCAGTCGGTGCAGCTGGCGGTGATGCAATTAGGAAGTACCTTACAGAGGCAAAGAAGCCGGTGGCGACTATTGAATTCAAAGGAACTAGGCTTGGAGTTAGGCCTGCACCTGTGGTGGCATCGTTTTCGGCTCGAGGGACTAATCCGGAGACCCCGGAGATTGTGAAGCCGGATGTGATTGCTCCGGGGTTGAACATTCTTGCAGCTTGGCCTGATAGTGTTGGTCCATCTGGGGTTCCATCGGATAAGCGGAAGACTGAGTTTAACATACTGTCTGGGACTTCAATGGCTTGTCCTCATGTGTCTGGTTTAGCAGCACTGTTGAAAGCAGCTCACCCAGAATGGACTCCAGCTTCAATTAGGTCGGCTCTTATGACCACTGCTTATACTGTGGATAATAGGGGTCAGACTATGATTGATGAGTCTACTGGAAATGTTTCGAGTGTGTTGGATTATGGTGCTGGTCATGTACACCCTGAGAAGGCTATGGATCCTGGACTAGTTTATGATATAAGTTCATATGATTATGTGGATTTTCTGTGCAATTTGAATTATACTACTAAGAATATTCAAGTGATTACTAGGAAGAATGCAGATTGTAGTGGGGCAAAGAGAGCTGGTCATGCTGGGAATTTGAATTACCCTTCATTGTCTGCAGTGTTTCAACAATATGGGAAGCATAAGATGTCTACTCATTTTATTAGGACAGTGACGAATGTTGGGGATCCGAATTCGGTTTACCAAGTTACAATTAGGCCGCCGAGGGGAATGGTGGTGACGGTGCAGCCGGAGAAGCTTGCGTTTAGGAGGGTGGGTCAGAAGTTGAGCTTCCTTGTAAGGGTGCAAGCTAGGGAAATTAAGCTCTCCCCTGGAAGCTCTACAATGAAAGATGGTTCTATTGTATGGTCTGATGGGAAGCACACTGTCACCAGTCCCTTGCTTGTGACACTGCAGCAACCTCTCTAG